One window of Centropristis striata isolate RG_2023a ecotype Rhode Island chromosome 21, C.striata_1.0, whole genome shotgun sequence genomic DNA carries:
- the ch25h gene encoding cholesterol 25-hydroxylase-like protein yields the protein MLQPLWSFLLGHESLLLSPVFPVLFSLAVYLSFCAPFLLLDLLSPRWALVRSYKLQPQSSVSWASAWSCMLVTLYNHVVFIFPLTVLNWYLRPAHLPQEAPPLPRLLAQVLVCLLLFDFQSFVWHLLHHRVAWLYRHFHKVHHTFTSTSALTTEHSGAWETLSLGLFAAANPLLLGCHPLTELAFFLLNIWLSVEDHCGYDLPWATHRLVPLGLYGGARHHDLHHLKSNCNYAPYFTHWDRLAGTLDTAQD from the exons ATGCTGCAGCCACTCTGGAGCTTCCTGCTGGGACACGAGTCCCTGCTGCTGTCCCCCGTCTTCCCCGTCCTCTTCTCCCTCGCCGTCTACCTGTCCTTCTGCGCGCCCTTCCTGCTGCTGGACCTGCTGTCCCCGCGCTGGGCCCTGGTGCGCAGCTACAAGCTGCAGCCTCAGAGCTCCGTCAGCTGGGCCTCGGCGTGGAGCTGCATGCTGGTGACGCTGTACAACCACGTGGTGTTCATCTTCCCGCTCACGGTCCTGAACTGGTACCTGAGGCCCGCCCACCTGCCGCAGGAGGCCCCGCCCCTGCCCCGCCTCCTGGCCCAGGTGCTGGTCTGCCTGCTGCTCTTCGACTTCCAGAGCTTCGTCTGGCACCTCCTGCACCACCGCGTGGCCTGGCTCTACCGCCACTTCCACAAG GTGCACCACACCTTCACCTCCACCTCGGCCCTGACCACGGAGCACTCGGGGGCGTGGGAGACTCTGAGTCTGGGTCTGTTTGCTGCAGCTAACCCTCTGCTGCTGGGCTGCCACCCGCTCACCGAGCTAGCCTTCTTCCTGCTCAACATCTGGCTGTCGGTGGAGGACCACTGTGGCTACGACCTGCCGTGGGCCACGCACCGCCTGGTGCCCCTCGGCCTGTACGGCGGCGCCCGCCACCACGACCTGCACCACCTCAAGTCCAACTGCAACTACGCCCCCTACTTCACCCACTGGGACCGGCTGGCCGGGACGCTGGACACGGCACAGGACTGA